A stretch of the Lolium perenne isolate Kyuss_39 chromosome 3, Kyuss_2.0, whole genome shotgun sequence genome encodes the following:
- the LOC127326948 gene encoding bZIP transcription factor 44, with the protein MASPGAVSAVTSSSHGSGATRALTEERKRKRKESNRLSAQRSRARKQQQVDELEVQVAALRARNGAMAAAANEVARRYAAVEAENELLRARTLELTERWESLAQLIQYMDAAAASFNPFAGVNGAVLPQPPLLDTAMYGNYYY; encoded by the coding sequence ATGGCCTCCCCCGGCGCAGTGTCTGCCGTCACGTCGTCGTCGCACGGCTCGGGGGCGACACGGGCGCTCACGGAGGAGAGGAAGCGGAAGCGCAAGGAGTCGAACCGGCTTTCGGCGCAGCGGTCACGCGCGCGCAAGCAGCAGCAGGTTGACGAGCTTGAGGTTCAGGTGGCCGCGCTACGCGCCCGCAACGGCGCCATGGCCGCCGCGGCGAACGAGGTCGCGCGGCGGTACGCGGCCGTCGAGGCCGAGAACGAGCTCCTGCGCGCGCGGACGCTAGAGCTCACCGAGCGCTGGGAGTCCCTCGCTCAACTAATCCAGTACATGGACGCGGCCGCAGCCTCCTTCAACCCCTTCGCCGGCGTCAACGGTGCAGTCTTGCCCCAGCCGCCGCTCCTCGACACGGCCATGTATGGCAACTACTACTACTAA